GGATTAGTTATAGCAAACTATTAGATATGATTATTGAAACATCATTAAAAGTTAGAAATGAAGAAGGGTTTTAAGGAGATTATATAACGAATTCTTTTGACAGTTTCACGAAGTATGCTATGATGAATACATTATAAAAACAAAATATTCATCCACTAGGGGGGCCTTTTATAGGCTGAGATCAAATGTGATTTTGAGACTCTTAGTACCTGATCTGGTTAATGCCAGCGTAGGGAAGTGGGAAAGACGTTGCTATTTAATGAGTAAATAAATACTGTCAATTTCACTTTCTTTACGCCTGTAAAGAAAGTTTTTTTATTTTACAGCTTTAATAATTGTGGATAAATACTTATATTTTATACATTATTGGAGGGATTTAAATGACTTTTTCACAATCATTACGTAAAGAAGTAGATTCAATTTGGGAAGCGAGTTTTAACCATCCTTTTGTAAAAAAACTTGGTGAAGGAACGTTAGATTTAGCTAGTTTTCGTTATTATGTGCTTCAAGATTCGTATTATTTGAGTCATTTTGCTAGAGTACAAACTTTAGGAGCTGCAAAAGCTCTTGAATTAGAGACGACAGCTCGTATGGCACATCATGCTCAAAATACATATGAAGCAGAGTTATCTTTACATGAGAATTTTGCTAAAAAACTAGGGATAACGAAAGAAGAAAAAGATAATTTTATTCCTGCGCCAACTGCATATGCGTATACTTCACATATGTATCGTGCTGCGTATGAAGGGCATTTAGGAGATATCATTGCAGCAATTTTACCTTGCTATTGGTTGTATTATGAAATTGGCGAACGCTTAAAAGAGTGCCAGCCGGAAGAGCCAATTTATAACGAATGGATTTCTGCTTATGGATCTGATTGGTTCCGTACGCTAGTTGAAGAACAAATTACACGTTTAGATACTATCGCTGAAAAAGTAACAGAGGCAGACCGCAAACGTATGAAACAGCATTTTATTATTAGCAGTCAATATGAATATTCATTTTGGGAAATGGCTTATACATTAGAAAAGTGGCCAGTGGATACAGACGTAAAAGACGTAATTGGATAAAGAATAGAAGTAATGTTATAGATAGGTCTGGATCATACCTATCTATATATTTTTTCTTGTCAAATTTGCGTAAAGTTATTAGTGCTACGGATATGGCGAAATAGAATATCGATAATTTAGCTCATTTACTTGTCTACGCATTAACTGGATAAACTTCTGTCACATTTATTTTACAATTAAAGAACGTAAATGTTGGGGGTATGAAGTTAAATAAGAAAAGAAACCCGAGCTATTAGCTGTAACGGAGTTGTTTTTTCTTCGCAGGAATTCCTAAATTATCATGGAGTGTTGTTAATACGATATGCAAATATGCATATCGTATTTTTTTGAGTTCTTTATGTGTTAAAATTAGATATAAAGATATGAAAATATAAAGAAGCAAAAGCAGGAATATCCAATGAATTTTGAGAGGTGTTATATGTTTACAAATAAGAAATTAATTCGATTTGGTTTATCGTTGTTTGTATTTTTAGGGATAATTAATTTTACAATCAGCTATTTCCAAACATATCTTGAAACAGCAGCAGATATTAAATGGGTAATTCCAGAAATTTGGAAAACTATTTTGCTAGATGTTCCTCAAGGTATACTTGTTCTTTTAGGCGCAATTGCTTTATATGATTTCACAAAAGAGGCATCACAAAAAGACGCATCAATCTAAGTGTGTCTTTTTTCTATTAGGAATTTCATAGAGAGTTTTGCTGGAGAAATAGAATTCATATTTTTTAATTTTTATTTATCCCGCTATTTGCCAGGCAGTAAGCCCCCCACCTCAAAATTCAGCGGAAGCAAAGAAGTTAGGTAGGGGATGAACAAAACCCCACTGATTAAAGTTTCACTTTATAAAAATGAGCCCATAGCAAAAATAGGTATATGAACAAGGTGCATCATTTAGTGATAAGTCATACTTTGTTGGTGTACGTATTGAACTTAGTTTGTAGCGCTATTCCTACTTAGATGTAACGAACAGAAACATAGGGAAGCATCGATGAGGTTGTATTTTATAAACGGAGGTTATGAAAATGAATCAGTTTCAACAAGAACTACAAGCGCTAAGTCTTAATGATTACCGATCTGGAAATATTGTCTATTGGGACCAGCAAAACCAATATCCATATTACTATATTGAAGATGCTGCTCGTCGCTGTGGCGGTTGTGGTCGTTGTGGCGGTTGTGGTGGAGGTCGTTGTGGCGGATTTCGTTGTGGTGGATTCCGTTGTATTGGTTGCTTCGGTTGTTTTGGTTGCGGAAGTTGCGGAGGTTGTGGCGGCTGTGGTGGTTGCTCTAACTGTTTTGATGGTTTTACTGATACTACCGGTACTATTGTAACGTATGAATATTAATTACATTTATCCCATTATTTGCGGGCAATAAAATCTTCCTTAAAATTCAGAGAGAGCAAAGAGAAGTTAGGTGGCGGACTGTCCATAAAAGCCCGATTGGTGAGAGCTGATTAAAGCTTCACTTTATCAATTAAAAAACATTAGTTTTATATATGTACTTGCCGACAAAGAATATAGCCATTATTAATGGATATATTCAGTCATTCAAGTGAAAGAGTAACAATAAGATATATAGATGTAATTAACAGGTGATGGATAAAGCAATGACTAGATTTAAAATCTAATCATTGCTTTTTTCTTATGGTTTTATCATCAAATATCTGTCTGGTTTAGGGATTGATTTCTTCTAGCTAATGAATTTATTACAACTTTGTAAGGTTAATGTAATGTTAATCGATAGTAAATGAAGATGCTTGAGTGTAATTTAAATAAGATTAAAAAGTACTGTTTATCTATACAATAATCGGATAAATAATATGTAATTAGGAAGTGTATGAATATGATTGAACTAAAATCTATTATCCATTCGTATAAACTAAAGAGAAAAATAGCTAAAGATTTATACGGAAAAAGAGATGAATTGACACTGTTATTAAATGAATTTAATAAAATGAAATGTACAGTAACATCTGAAAAGAAGAAAAACAATATATTATCTCGTTTGCAACTAATTTATCAAAATATGAAATTAGATAAGCAGTATCCTCTATCAGTTGCTTTTGATAGTAAATTATTGGAGCGATTAGAAAAAGAACCTCTACATACTATTGAGGATGGTGTAACATGTTTACATCTAATGTTAGATGTGAATTATGAGAAAATAAAACAATATGGTTCGAGTACAAGTAGGTCATTTGTTCCATTATCGCAGTCTTCTATTTGTCTTGCTGATTGTATTTGTTTAACAGGAGTTGTAGTAGGTTTACTAGGAGCAATTTCATTTGGGGGATTACTGTTATCTATATGTTCAATTACATAAAGGTTGATATTTGTAAAAAGGGCACCGAATTAAGGTGTTCTTTTTTGGTTTTTTTGTAAAGATATTGTAAATGATAAGTACAATGCATTAAGTATAATGTATAATTCGAATGTATTGAAATTCAAATATAATAGAGGTGTTATACATGATAATTACTTTGAATTTTTAAAAGAGTCGGTTTGATAATAATTTATGTAGATAAACAGTTTTTACGTTTTTTTTAAATACTTGGTTTAAATGGATTAGATTAAGTAACTATTGTTCTAGCTTTTTGATAATCAAGACAACTGAAGAAAGGAAGCAATCATTTTATGAAAAAATTAAGGCTGCTAACATTTGAAAATATAGTAGAACCCCTTTTAAATGAAAAGGTATCATTTATATACTTTCCTATTGAATGGCTGGACATCGTAGAGATACATTATAAGACATTTTTATTAACGAGTAAGTTGAAACGTTTGAATGAAAGATTGTATGATATGTTTTCGGATATATTGTTTATTCAGCATAACCCGTACGTATTAAATGAAAATACACCATGGATTGTATCGAAAGAACCTATTAGACCAGAGCAGCTCGATTATATTTTTCAAAGTTGGTATGAGATTATTCATGATTGGAAACCAAATAGATTAGTAGAACCACCAAAATATGAATGGCAATCCGATTTGATTTCTCATTTGCCAGTACTACATGATAATGAAACGTATTCTAAGTGGGTGCCCGCTTTAATCTCACATATTTTTTGTGAGCGTCCTATATATTTAGAAAATACAAATGCAGAAGAAATCTATTTTTCCCCTCTTAGATCACAAAATATTTGTGAGGCGATGTCAGGGCCGATAAAAGATGAAAAAACACAAGATTTTTTCTCCTATGTATATCGATTCGAATGCATAACCCGCGGTGGTGAGAACGCTCCATTATTAAATATTTCAATAGGGATTCGGAGATTTTATCAAGAATATAAGATGTTGGGTCAAACAAACCTTGATATAACAACGTTTGTTTGACTTATTTTTATAAAATGCAAACATTTTGCAAACATAAGTTATCCAAAGATACTTTTACCGAAGTTTTTAACAGCTTCTTCTTGCATATTCGGTAAAACATGAGAATAGACACTTAATGTCATTGAAATATCTGTATGACCTAATCGCTCACTGATGATTTTAGGGTTAACTCCTTGTTTCAATAGTAGAGTTGCGTGTGTATGTCTTAAATCATGGAATTTAATTTCTTTTATACCTACTTTGTGTGTCATCCTAATGAAACTTTTTCTGAAATGTGCTCTTTTTATGATTCTTCCAAACTCATTACAATTTATTAAATCTTGATCTAGATAAGCAGAACCAAACCTTAATTTCTCTTTATTGATTAAAATTTTATGTTTTTTTAAGGCTGCTATTGTTTCGTTAGGTACAGGAATTGTGCGTTTTGATGAATTTGTTTTTGCAGTTTTTTTGATTTTATTGTCATGACCAGATGTTTGATTTATTGTAACAGTATGTTTTTCAAAATCAATGTCCTGCCATCGTAAACCTAGAACTTCTCCCAGACGCATACCTGTAGTTATTGCAAGTAGATATCCAATGTGATATCGTGATTCTTGTGAATGAGCTAAAAATTTTTTTACTTCTTCCTCTGTCCAAGTCTGGATAGGGGTTTTTTCTTTTTTAGGTATCTCAGCAAAATCTGCTGGATTTCGAGAAATAATATTTTGTTTTACGGCTAGGTTTAAAGCGCTCTTTAAAATTCTATGCATAAGTAGAATAGAATTGTTTGCAATCCCTTTATCTATCGCAGTCTTATAACATTTTTGAATGTGTATAACATTTAATTTATGGAGCGTAACCATTCCTATACTAGGTATAACATGTTGGTTGATAAATGCCTTATAGCCAGCAAAGGTACTCTTTTCTATGCTCATACTTTTAATTTCTAGCCAATGATTTAGATAATCTTTTAACGTAACTTTAGATGGTTCTATAAAAGTTCCTTCATTCAACTCTGTAATCTTCTTTGCCACATCGGCCTGTGCTTCTTTTCTTGTCTTATATCCAGAAAACCACTTCTGTCTTCTTTTTCCTGTCTCTGGATCCGGACCGATATCAATAACGATGCAATATTTATTTCCTCTTTTTCGAATATGTCCTTTCACTTAAAACACTCCTTCATTTTGTTTTGAATCATGTTGTATAAGTCTAGTTGTAATTTTGCTGCTATGAAAATTACATGTTTGGACATATCAGCGATGGATATATTCTACCATATATAAACAAATTCAGTTATAGGATATGATTGTCATCCAATGTTCAATAATAGTAAAATATTAATAGAATTAGATAAAGGGGGATGTAAGACTATGAGAAAATTCACAAATGATCCAGGCGGCGGTGGATGGGATATAAGTTTAGACCCTGGAACAGGCATATAGTACATAGGTGGAGCTTAACGGCTCTTTTTTTATTGTAGAAAAAAGAGCCGTTAGGCTCCCTTGAGAAACGTTGATATATAACGATTTTAAAACTTTCTCAATAAGAATCAGATAACTACACGACTGAATTTTGGAAAAAATGTGATATTATGAAAATAATAAAATAAACGGACGTGAAAAAGACCTACGACTGTGCAAGTGGTGCTCGCAACACCCTTACACCGTCCTCCCTAAACGCGCTAGGGAAAACACTTGTCATAAGTCTCAAACATAATTATAACACATAACCTAGATATAATGGCACGTTTTCCTGTAAACATAAGACATCTAGGGTAACGTTGTCTTTTTTGTCCATAAGGAGGACAAGGATTGTGCAAGTTTTATTGGATTTAAATGACATGCAGGAGTGTCTAAAATCAAATGGTTATACAAATCGTAAATTGGCAACACGTTTTAAAGTAACGCATACAAC
This DNA window, taken from Bacillus cereus ATCC 14579, encodes the following:
- the tenA gene encoding thiaminase II; its protein translation is MTFSQSLRKEVDSIWEASFNHPFVKKLGEGTLDLASFRYYVLQDSYYLSHFARVQTLGAAKALELETTARMAHHAQNTYEAELSLHENFAKKLGITKEEKDNFIPAPTAYAYTSHMYRAAYEGHLGDIIAAILPCYWLYYEIGERLKECQPEEPIYNEWISAYGSDWFRTLVEEQITRLDTIAEKVTEADRKRMKQHFIISSQYEYSFWEMAYTLEKWPVDTDVKDVIG
- a CDS encoding DUF3937 domain-containing protein; amino-acid sequence: MNFERCYMFTNKKLIRFGLSLFVFLGIINFTISYFQTYLETAADIKWVIPEIWKTILLDVPQGILVLLGAIALYDFTKEASQKDASI
- a CDS encoding heterocycloanthracin/sonorensin family bacteriocin: MNQFQQELQALSLNDYRSGNIVYWDQQNQYPYYYIEDAARRCGGCGRCGGCGGGRCGGFRCGGFRCIGCFGCFGCGSCGGCGGCGGCSNCFDGFTDTTGTIVTYEY
- a CDS encoding pPIWI_RE module domain-containing protein; the encoded protein is MKKLRLLTFENIVEPLLNEKVSFIYFPIEWLDIVEIHYKTFLLTSKLKRLNERLYDMFSDILFIQHNPYVLNENTPWIVSKEPIRPEQLDYIFQSWYEIIHDWKPNRLVEPPKYEWQSDLISHLPVLHDNETYSKWVPALISHIFCERPIYLENTNAEEIYFSPLRSQNICEAMSGPIKDEKTQDFFSYVYRFECITRGGENAPLLNISIGIRRFYQEYKMLGQTNLDITTFV
- a CDS encoding tyrosine-type recombinase/integrase produces the protein MKGHIRKRGNKYCIVIDIGPDPETGKRRQKWFSGYKTRKEAQADVAKKITELNEGTFIEPSKVTLKDYLNHWLEIKSMSIEKSTFAGYKAFINQHVIPSIGMVTLHKLNVIHIQKCYKTAIDKGIANNSILLMHRILKSALNLAVKQNIISRNPADFAEIPKKEKTPIQTWTEEEVKKFLAHSQESRYHIGYLLAITTGMRLGEVLGLRWQDIDFEKHTVTINQTSGHDNKIKKTAKTNSSKRTIPVPNETIAALKKHKILINKEKLRFGSAYLDQDLINCNEFGRIIKRAHFRKSFIRMTHKVGIKEIKFHDLRHTHATLLLKQGVNPKIISERLGHTDISMTLSVYSHVLPNMQEEAVKNFGKSIFG